The nucleotide window taaTGATTTTGCcacattaatgatcaatcaccactagtatggtccacctgagaaatgaatctgcttcatttctggaCTAATGGACAGCCAGAAAGTTCTTTAAACTAGTAATTTTAGTATACAAGGGACACTGTGGTCCACGTGAGTAAAACAGGCTgctttttaaaacattgtccccaCCCATTTGAAAAGCATAAACGTTTGATATTGCCACGTGTCCTAACAACGTCCAAAATTGGCACGTGTCTGCATCACTGATGTTGGCGTGCGGAGCGAATCAAGTCTCGTTTGGCAGCATAGATTGGGAGGATTTGACGGCATTGAAGGGTTTTCATAAtccataagggcccgtttggccgggtggattggaagggattggatggtattggggtggatggcatggatatctaGGTAATAATGattttgtcagtggattgtcttgagatccatgggattgctctacCCCTGGACTGCTATAtccagtttgtttggcacgccctgcCAATaccggattaaaccttcccatcctttccaatccctctaaccaaacacgtccctggcaaattggggtggattggatgggatttaaaggtaataaaggcgttgtcagtggattgtcttaagatcctggGATTGGTATCAGATCACCGGCTCTGTTTggcaatcccgggatttaacatccaatcccttccaataccatccaatcccttccaatccaactggccaaacgggccctaagttgGAAGCATGGATATGTATTTGGAATTAAGGGAATTGTCAGTCATCTCTCACACTGATTTTGCATTCTCTCTTTTTAGTGAgattatcaattttttttatttttatttttttgtttatttttgaaaGAAAGAGAGTAGAATGTGTAACATTTATAGTTGTCACTAAGATATTAATCTATTATGGCCTGCATAACTAAAATTACATCAATGGAATGATTTGAGCGGTCCCTAAATCAGCCTTATaaattaatgattaaaaaaattagTGGTTCAGTTGTGATCCTATTCTATGGTCAATTCGAAATATGAAATTTCATCACTTTTTGccaatgtatatatattttaattagtTTATTACTATCACTATATCAAACATTACATGTCCCCTAATTAAggatattaatattaatttagtAATTACATTCCAACTCCTgtaaatatgttacataatggCGTTACAATAGTTATCCAAAAAGATGAAGTAACCCGTTTATGGAGAAAGTGACCCCCATAGGTACCTATGCGAGATACGCAAGCGTCTTCCCAATAAAAATCTACAGTGGCGTTACAATAGTTATCCATGGAACCGGGAGCATTTGACGCTAGTTTCCCTTCGATATAATCCAGAAACGTAGCGTAACTAGCGTTagatagagagagataaagagagggaGATTTGTTGTCGCGTCAATAAATCAAAGCAAAGGAGCTCCTGATCTCATGAATGCCTCCTTTCTCCGCTCACTCTTAAATGCCCTATTTTCAcctccattctctctctttctctggtgTTCGGATCAATCGAACGGTCGCGATGAAGTCTGATGGAGTCTCATACGTtgtagaaaatgagagtttggCAGCTCGTTTACAGATCTAATGGAGTGGTTGAGAATTAGGGTTTAGATCAGGAAATCGCTATATATTTTTCACTGTCGTTTTCCTTGCCGTATATTGATGAATCGGAGTTTCAGGGTTGTAGAGTCGCAAATGCAAGCGCCCGTATAGCAGCAGAGGCAAGGGAGGAGCCTTGGAGCTATGATGAAGGACAAGGAAGAGAATCTTGCGTTGTTTCTCGAGATGCGGAAGCGGGAGAAGGAGCGGAATAGCTTGCTGCTCCTCCACACCTCCGAAGATTTTGATCCTCTTTTAGGTATGCGCTTCAATGGTTCCCAGTGTAACATTCAGACTTCTTGGGGGTAGATTCAGTTCTTTCCAGACCTTAGGTTTTGAAAATGCTATCAATTTGCTATTTcgcatcatgatttttttttatttttttaaatgctagctgtaggtacgtgttgtgccaAGACGAGCGCTAgcactcctcgagcttcgagttgtacgaatggtttaaaggatatcaaagttacatgggccccactgtgatgtatttattatatctacaccgttcgtaTGTTTTTAGAGGCCATTATagagcattgtccaaaaaataaataatatccaaagatcatctggacaacaccacaaatagaagcagagaatgattttcaccgttaaacaatttgtgtggtccacatgatagttagatctgtcttatttttagtctcaagccttaagacgagctcaccaaatgaatggacagtttggatataacacataccctaccATTAGACCTATAGAACTTGCTAACCTCAATACAGCAAGTTCGTGACTTGCGTGAAAAGAAAGTAACTGCCGTGTAATGCACTTCAACATAATGTCCAGAGAAagcgtgatgcacttctttcatagtcatgtgaggcccaccttgatgtatatgttttatctaagttgttcatccattttgaggtattattttaggcattgaacacAAAAGTACGATATATTGaagactaaagtggaccacaccatatcaaaCGATCCAAATCGTACCCAATCTGATcctacttggtttccttgaccgagtcagactcggttcgggtcaagtcaATCAAACATCAgatcggtccgagtcaggtgaTCCGGACTCGGTCTCGAATCGGATCAAGTTTGGGTCAAACTATTGGAATTTCGGATCGGACCCAGTTAGGTCCAATCCGATTCGATCCagactgatgcccagctctattgctcaccaagtgtttgataaaatgactcaacgaagtgtggcagatggtaaggaaggtatgtacatgaaacaaataccctttttttcttagtttttattggtttttatgtttcttagaaggtgtttgataaaatacctttaaaatcattacttttgtttcacatacagaggaattttgaaggtgcagtccaggtatttgtggaaatgcctcaatgacgaactcggctcgatcttggctcaaactcggcccgagctggcccaagctgttgaccgaaccgagctgagttgaCCAAGCAGGCTTGAGgatcgagttcgagctgaggtcagccagtggccgagttgagccgagttcgagctgaggtcagccagtggccaagccgagtcgagctgaggccagctcggcccggttcgactcgatgtacacccctaggtattTGATACTCGCGTATTGGGTAATTATATATTGGTCCCTTAATCACACAAATTAAACTACTTAAATTACTAAACCCACTATAAATAAGTGGGGTACATGGTCATAATGGTTGAACTATCCTCTTCTCTAGAATTGTCAAGAGGTTGTGCTTGGGTTGGATTGGCCGGGCCTAGATTTCGAATTGTTCAAGGGGGgacatttaaaattttgatgttGTTTGGCTTGAGACAAGCCCATTTACGGCCCTACTTCCTAATTTGTAATGCACTTGTTTGTTGATATAAGCGTTATATTGTATCGTGGAATTGACAGATCATTTATGCATCAATAATAAATATTCAAAACAATAATTTTAAAGTGTACCTGATTGAAAAGACATTTTCGATACCTAAATGTCGCCAAATGAAATTTTGATCTTTCGCATCTCAAGCATTTAGTAGAATCTCTCAATGAGACTAGAGTTTTATCTTATTGTTGAGGGAACTAGGATATCTATGTATAGGAAAGAGGACCAAAAAAGCTTACTCATCACACTTCTCTCCTCTAAAGTCTCCACACAATAGGTTTTCATATTCGGCTTAATAACAGTGTATAGGAGTGTATAGGAGGGATCACGATTCAAGCATCCTATCCCAAACTATTTACAATTATCACAACTATATTGGGACTCACTGAATCGCTCAATCTAAATAATTCAATGGTTAGATCTAAACCAATGAtcatatatggcccacctgataagagtCTTACAATTGGACCAATGAATATTTGTCATTTCAACCATTCATATGCCTACGGATCCTATAATCATGTCATATAATTACTTAAGTGTTTTTTTCTACCATTTATAATGATGTAGACATCAAGGAGTATATGTACAAGTTTGTTTATATAATTAGCTTTAAAAGAGTGATAAcctttgagattttatgaaactAAATAAGATTTTTAATATAAACCATTGATAATTGTGTACCGTTTGAAAATCTACGTGGTTAGAAAGTAAGGACttaaatattagtttttttttctttctttctttctttctttctttcttttttttttttttgacacacCCTAACACCCACACACTATAATATGTGCTTGAACCCGTGACTTTAGCATTAAAACCCTTGCGAGTCTACGGCTAAgtcatgagtaaggacccaaaggCTTAGACATTAGTTACAAAACCTGGATTTTATCCATCCTTGCTTGCTAAGCTTCTCTTTGGATTTATGCGTTATCTTGTTTTTCTTAAGCCCTATACAACAATGGATATGTGGAGCCTACCATAATGCCTATGTAATATCCATCCGCACATTTGTTGTGACGCCTAATGTTCGCTAATGTTAATACGTTAGTTCAAACAAAAGATAGTTTTAGAAGTCTAAGCAAACCAAAAGCTGAAAAAACTGGAACGACccatctactattgaaaactcATCTTTCTCTTTGTACATTACCCATTCCTCTCCTCCATTTTCTCTCTTCACCAATTTCCTCTCCCCACGAGTCGCACGTGACACTTTCTGTAGTACATATCAACTGTAGCACTAAACTGTAACACTACTTTAATGCCCTAGCCATAACTTCCTAGGGACACGGATTTCCAGTGGAAGGCTTTGCAGgaaacttaagtggggcccactgtactgtttgtgagaaacccaccctgtccatccgtttggcGAAAGAAGTTCTTGCACTGaaaacttaagtggggcccactgtgatgtttgtgagaaacccaccTTGTTCATCCGTACTGTGAACTTATTTTAGAACCTAAGGCTAAAATTGAGAagaataaaaaactcaagtggcccatacggAAAAGGTTCCTATAGTCGAAATCTCTCTGGGTCAACAtttaatgtttacatgccatccatccgatTCATAAcgatcattcctactgggatgtggtcccatgaatatttcaacggtaggcatgtaATCCTCAGGTTATCAGCCCACCGGAGTATTGCACCTGGCCCAGTTTTATATTGTTTTTCCTAATATCGTgagatgagctcacaaaacgggtGAACAgataatttctcacaaacatacgGTGCCGCACGAGGTTCCCACGAACTAAATGGGAAAGGCTTTTGGCAGGAAACCGCATACCTTATGGGATGCGATTAGTTGTTGAGCCACCCATTGGTGGTGGTGTGATGATGAGGTGAGATTTGATTGACTCATCTCACACCGTGCAGTAAATTGAAGTTTTCTGCATTTCACTGCCGCTAATGATGTGACAACACGTGATCTATGTTGAGTAATGATCCGGCGGCCTTGGTTTACCACAACCTTACGGTGCACAATGTGCATAGTTACGTTTGGACTTTGGAAATTCAAATCGCCTGTCAGAAATGTCCATTAGATCTGGTTCCACTTCTTCTGCTATTAACGAAGAAACCGGAGCAATCAGATACTTCGACACATCCATGACTGATTCTATCTTCAAGGAACAAAATTCTAGATCCATTTTGTATGTCACTAATTAGACGATTACAATCATCTGATTAGTATGAATTTTTCAGGGCAGTCTACAGGGAGAGTGTAATGGACCTAAATGGACGGTCCATGCAGGTAGTTTGGATGCCAACGAGCCCAGACTAAAATATGGGCATGAATAGGTTCCATAAACTTGGCCACCATTTCATTAATGAGCTGTGCTTTAATGCTTTAATGGTTTAAAGTGACTTTTTTTGTTAATGGCTAAAGGAAGCCGAGGTCAATTCTGTCATTTCGCTCAAAAAAATTCCACGGTTTCCACCCAAATTCCAAGTAAGATGTAAGGTATGTGACTGCTGTTGTTGCTTTTTCTTTGCTCGCCCAGAAACACAACGGTGGGCCAACCATCTAACATATAGCTGCATTTATATTTGGATATACCAGATCATTGATCTGGGCCGTCCATGGGTCCAGCACACTCTTCCTAGGCCTTAGTGAGAAATCACACAAACTAAATTATTCTAGTCGTCCTTAACTTGGCCCTTTCTACGTTCATTTTAGGAGACACCCATCAAGTGGTCCGCATTCATTCTCCAATAAATGCCCCTCCAAAGTAGGGGTACACATCGAATCAGTAGAACCGTGAATTGGACCAGAACTGatcaaacggtccggtttggtccggttctagagtgcaccggttgcaattctaaaaatcaaagaaccgtttAGTTCGGTTCGATTCCGATTTAGAGGAATCAAACCtgaatttaaaactaaaaaaaaaattaaaaattaaaaacaaaacaaaaccctaaATCTACTCAATCCTGCTGCGTGCGTGCGGCTGCCCCTGCCCTGTCTCTCTCTATTTGCTGCTCCTATCTCTCTTGCTGCTCCTCTCTCTCGTTGCTCCTCTCTCTCACagatcctttctctctctctcgttgctCCTCTCTCTCAAAGATCCTTTCTCTCTCAAAATTGGGATGGATTTTAAAAGCCCATAAccatggaaccgatccggaaccgaattGATTTTCACGGTCTGGTTCttgttcggttctagggtgctaacagttcagttccggttccgaaaatcctagaaTCGTATGGAACGGTTCGGTACCGGtgtcaccccagaaccggactgaaccaacccatgtgcacccctattcCAAAGTATGATGGGCTTTGATGATCCCACCTACCCTTGGCAAAAAAATGGCATCCAATCATTTCTTCATGCtattggttggatggtgagaaccACCTAATCAATAATTGGACCAAATGAACGATCCAGATTGATGATGTGGACTGTACACATTTCTCAACTACAACTAGTGCATTGAAAGGTCCCCATGCACTTATTAGCCCACTGCAGCGTTTTTTAAAATCGCCCTCAAATTTCTTAAGTGGTACAGGCGGGGCcatttgtggaaaaaaaaaaaaaaaaaaacttatattcATGTTATGTCAGGTTGACACTGAGCTATGATCATagcaaatgatcctaaccatccaatttgtgCTTAAAGTGCCATGGAAGGGTAGCTTCATTATATAAAATTTTAGAAGTGCATTTCAGGCCCCGACCTCACCCTTAGAAGGTGTTGTCATTATTGTCCGGCCCAACTTGAAATATGTAATGGCATTCAAATTCGGTTACCCAACAGCAGGCCGTTACACGGTGATAACAGTAATAACCGTTATGCATTGTGGGGTCGAAGTGTCGAAATGGTCGTAACGGCCTCATAACAGTCCATAACAATTCGataacaattttttcaaaaaatgaaaaaagccaTAACTGTGGATACCGggaccgtaacggctgttatggcccgtATTATAACgataatggtggtggccgttatggccaccattaccattttggaacaccCCTTATCTTATATCCATGTCTTCCATCcctttttccaagatcattttagggaatgagcttaaaaaataaaaacacacaaatttcaagtggaccatgttataaaaaacagttgtgattgaacactttattattaaaaacttcttaaaggctATAGTAAAGTTTCCAttaggtttattttccatccaacttgctgATAAGATCACGTGAGCATGAGCGAAGGTAAAAAACATATATTGGCTTGATCCCGATGTTTTTTGGcacattaatgatcaatcaccgctaatatggtccacctgagaaatgaatctgcttcatttctggaCTAATGGACGGCCAGAAAATTCTTTAAACTAATAGTTTAAGTTTACTAGGGACACTGTGGTCCATGTGAGTAAAATGGGCTgctttttaaaacattgtcctgACCCATTTGAAAAGCATAAATGTTTGATATTGCCACGTGTCCTAACAACGTCCAAAATTGGCACGTGTCTGCATCACCGAGGCAGGCGTGTGGAGCGAATCAAGTCCCGTTTGGCAGCATAGATTGGGAGGATTCACCTCCATTGAAGGGTTTTCAGAATCCAAAAGTCATTTGGAAGCATGGAAGGGATGTATTTGGAATTAAGGGAATTGTCAATCATCTGTCATGCTGATTTTGCATTCTCTCTTTTTAGTGAGATTAtcaattattttccttttttgtttatttttgaaaGAAAGAGAGTGGGATGTGTAACATATAGTTGTCACTAAGCTATTAATTCATTATCAACTACATAACTAAAATTATATTAATGGAATGATTTGAGAAGTCCATAAATTAGCCctataaatcaatgattaaaaacgCTAGTGGTTTAGTTGTGATCCTATGCTGTGGTCAATCCGAActatgaaatttcatcattttttgtcaACGTATATATTTCGATTAATTTATTATAATCACtatatcaaacattacatatgtccCCTCATTAAggatattaatattaatttagtAATTACATTCAAACTCTTGTAAATATGCTACATAATTTCAATGCATTAGTATTTTTGAATTATTAGTAATTCCATATACAAGTTGCTAAATATAGCTAAAGAACTTAAAATTATCCTCGACTTTAAATCCCTTTGATTTGGAATTTAGGTAGTTGAAGACTAAAGACAGGTAGGACAGGCGTATGGTGGAGTTTACATGGAATTCAGTCCATTTACATGATGTGTCTAATCACGATGAAGATTTCAAAACAAAGGTGAGTTATTCCATGTGAATTTAAGTGGCATTTAGATTATAAGTTATTTAAGAAaagcttatcttgatttttttacttctaaaattgaagtgattaagtaactttaatcTTTTTTTAGAAAAGGTATTTATAATTTGATCATAAACCTAATTAATGTGATGGTATCTAAATGAGCTTGTTTGGCGCATACTATTAAAtgagattaagtgggatggaattgtattTGATCTGTCTAAATTCCATCGGGCTTTTGGTGAGGGTAGTAAAGGTTGGGATTCAatggaatggaattgcatttggtcttaactaagatttttataaattttgaaatctactatacatgtgggcctcacattgataGACTTGTTTACCCATACAAGTGACTAACATTCATTGTGAATTTGATTAGttgattacaattctatggtCAACCAAACCGGATTTTTCTTAATCCAATATTTTTTCCATATTAAGAATTTTATCCTAAACATGGATTGATAATTAAAATACCATCATATTTCCGACATGCAATGATTATTGTGCAAAACCCACcgaatacaattcaataccatttaatcctaTAGGCTAGGCACGTGCGTTTACGGTTGAATCATCccgattttctaatccagaaCAAAAAATTGGGGTGATGTACTTGATGGAGGCGGTAGAGTTCGAGCACGTTAACCCGTTTACGGAGAAAGTGACCCCGTTAGGTACCTACGCGAGATACGCAAGCGTCTTCCCAATAAAAAATCTACAGTGGCATTACAGTAGTTATCCATGAAACTGGGGGCATTTGACGCTACTTTCCCTTCAATAAAATCTACAATGGTTCCCACTGTAACATTCAGACTTCTTGTGGTTAGATTCAGTTATTTCCAGGCCTTAGGTATTGAAAATGCTGCCAAATTGCTATTTCgcatcatcattttttttttttttggtttctttattAGTATTCTATGAATCGGATGTCAATGTCCATTGAGTGATAGCTTCAGAACTCAGATATTCTTTTTTATTCGAATTTCATTTTCGACAGTGCAACGTTTGAATCTCCTTTGTAAATTTTCTATCTACCGCATACATGTGACTTCCTGAGGTGGACCCCTCCATGTAGATGACCTACTCCCGACATTGGGCCAGCCTACCCATCAGATATGGTGTAGGACACAAGAATGGATGTTCGGTAGCAAGTTTCTATCTTGTTTACATGAAGCATACAAGTGtagcccacatgatgggtggaccGGCCTGCTCTTTCGGTTGGGTCATCTACGAGGTGGGGGACACCTGTTGCACGGCTTGGATGTCCCAAACACGTGCCATTTTGACATGTATGGCTGCATTTGGAAATGTGTGTATCAAATTCACCTATTGTTAATTAGTGTTATCAATCTTGTAAAACTGGACTTATCCACAAAGTAATAGATCTTTTCCATCTTCTAACTTGTAAATGTTTCTGGATAACAGGGTCGAAACCAGGCGGTTCTCCCATATTCAAGATAGTGTCATCAACACCACGTAAAACTGCTTCTGATGACTTCCTAAACTCCGACAGCGAGAAAAATGATTATGATTGGTAATGTTACAGCGTCTCATCCCCTGCCTAAGGAATGCTGAAAAACATTGATGATAAGGAATATTTGGGTGCACCACCAAGTTGTGGTTGGCAGGGCTTCCAAAGTGCAGTCAGTACATTTGGTACTTGGGAAGAACCCATTAATCATGTTAGCATTTCCCACCCTTTCCTTCCCCAATCACAACTGAGGTGTCATTTCTTATCTCATAATTTGGCAGCATCATCTTATCGGCCTGGGAATCAGATCGCCCAGATTTCCCCTAACATCAAGAGTTCTGGCAGGTTTTTTGTTGTAAAAATTGAGTTGCAAACCGTAATGCacattattattatgatttttttttaaaaaaaaaacactgtagAATCAAACAAAACTACTTGCAAAGGATTGGAGATGCACGTGCATACCATGTATTGCAGCACTTCTACCACCAAAAGTTTCAGAAAATTCTTATACAGAGGAATTAAAACTGGTGGTGTAAAGAAGCCGTGAAGACAATTTTATATAATTTGCACTACTACAAATTAGCAATGTTGAATTTTCTTATATCACAAATTATTAAAAGAACGATCTtacctttcaaagaaaaaaaaaaaagaacaatctTCTCAGTAACGATTCTCTTTTGCATTAGTTCTTCCAGAAATATTGTTGTGAAATTGATTGAGAAAttcattt belongs to Magnolia sinica isolate HGM2019 chromosome 8, MsV1, whole genome shotgun sequence and includes:
- the LOC131252554 gene encoding uncharacterized protein LOC131252554 isoform X5, with amino-acid sequence MKHTSVAHMMGGPACSFGWVIYEVGDTCCTAWMSQTRAILTWSKPGGSPIFKIVSSTPRKTASDDFLNSDSEKNDYDWLLTPPGTPLFPSLEMESNKSTLGQIVTPKARPTALKSRSKMISAFHGH
- the LOC131252554 gene encoding uncharacterized protein LOC131252554 isoform X7 encodes the protein MKHTSVAHMMGGPACSFGWVIYEVGDTCCTAWMSQTRAILTWSKPGGSPIFKIVSSTPRKTASDDFLNSDSEKNDYDWLLTPPGTPLFPSLEMESNKSTLGQIVTPKARPTALKSR
- the LOC131252554 gene encoding uncharacterized protein LOC131252554 isoform X3, which produces MKHTSVAHMMGGPACSFGWVIYEVGDTCCTAWMSQTRAILTWSKPGGSPIFKIVSSTPRKTASDDFLNSDSEKNDYDWLLTPPGTPLFPSLEMESNKSTLGQIVTPKARPTALKSRATVLFFNLVMV
- the LOC131252554 gene encoding uncharacterized protein LOC131252554 isoform X4, with amino-acid sequence MKHTSVAHMMGGPACSFGWVIYEVGDTCCTAWMSQTRAILTWSKPGGSPIFKIVSSTPRKTASDDFLNSDSEKNDYDWLLTPPGTPLFPSLEMESNKSTLGQIVTPKARPTALKSRGIDDFWFSLKQ